The segment TCGATCCGTCCTTCCTCGACGAGCGGCTGCAGCAGATCTGGCGGGAGATGCTTCCGGCCCTCTACGCGAACCAAGTCCCGGAGGGGCTTCAAGACGGGATCGCCAAGCAGGTTTCTTTTTACAGCCGCGCCGCAAATCAACAGGGGATTCCCCGGCTCACGCTGAATGAAAAGCTGGTCGAGGAGGTTCGCCGGGGGCTTCGGGCGATTCCGTTGGAGGAGCGCCTCTATACGCGCATCCGCCGGGAGGGATCGGAAAAGTCGGAGCCGTATACCCTCAAGACCGCCTTGAAGGGGGACGGAGAGGGGGCCCTTCTCAGCGATTACAAGATCCCGGCCATTTTCACCGAGGCGGGATGGAAGGGCCCGTTCAAAGAGTCGCTCGATCGGATCCTTCAAGAAAAAGAGGTCGGCGGGGAGGAGTGGGTCCTCGGCGAGCCGGAGCCGGAGCGGACGACGGTGGCGGCGGGGATCGAGAAGCGCTACTTCGACGAATACCAACGCCAGTGGCGCGGATTTATCGAATCGATCCGGCTGCGGTCCGCCGAGGGGATGTCCGAGACGGCGAAGCTCTTCGAGGTTCTCTCGCAGGAGAATTCGCCCTTGGTGGCGCTCTTTACCGAGGTTGATCGAAATACCTACCTTCGAAAAGAGTCCGCGCCGCTCGATGGCGGCGCGATGAAGGGAATGGTCGAGCGGGTGAAGGAGAAGTTCGGAATGGAGCGTTCCGCCGAAACGGAGGGGACCCCCGCCGCTTCTTCTGAGCCGACGCCGGTTTCGACCCGGTTCCAATCTTTCCATGATTTCGTGACCTCGGCCGACCCGAAGAAAGAGCCCCCGGTGACCCGTCTCGTCGCTGAATTGCGCAGGGCGTATGACGTTCTTCAACCGCTGGCGGAATCGGGCGATGCGGCGGGGGCCAAGGCGTTGGTCCAGGGGATGGCGAGCGGGCAGTCGAACGATCTCTTCGTCGCTCAAAGGAACGCCGAGCGCCTTCTCCAGACGGCCGACGCGGAGGTCCGCCGGGTGGTGGCCCCGATTTTCCTGGAGCCGTTCAAGATGGCCTCCTCCGGGCTGGTGAGCGGGGCGATGGCCGACCTGAACCGCCGGTGGCGGGGTGAGGTCTACGAGCCGTGCCAGCAGAGCATTGCGGGGCGGTATCCCTTCAAGAAGGGGGGAGAAGATGCGACCCTGACCGACATCGCGGAGTTTTTCCATCCGCAGGAAGGGACCCTCTGGAAGTTCTACGAGAAGGAGCTCAAGCCCTTCGTCGAAGAGGGGAGCCGCCGCTGGGAGGTCAAGCGGACCTCGGCCGCCCCGGCGATGTCGCCCGACTTTCTGGAGTCGCTCCGGCGGGCCCGGCACCTCTCGGAGAGTCTCTTCCCGAGGGGGAATCCCGATCTGAAGCTGTCGTTCAGCCTCTATCCTTACCCGAGCTCCGGGGTGACCGAGATCCTTCTCTCCGCCGACGGAAAGGAACTCCGATACCGGAACGAGCCGCAGGAATGGCATGAATTCTCCTGGCCCGGACCTTCCGGGACACCGGGGGCGATGCTTCAGGTCCAGAGCGGCGGCTCCCGGCAGATGCAGCAGTATGGAGGCCGATGGGGTTTCTTCAAGCTCCTCGACGCGGCAAAAATCACCCCGGTCAGCAGTATCGTTTACAAGATCGAGTGGGAGCTGAAGGGGCCGGATGGAAAGGCGATTAAAGTCCGTTACGACCTGAGAGCGCAGAGTGTGAAGAATCCTTTCAAGTCGGGATTCTTCTCAGAGACGTTGTGTCCAGGCAGAATCGGTTAGGAGAATAGGATCCATGGGAAACGGAACCTTCGGCTGCTTCGGAAAACTCCCGATCCATTCCGATTTTATTCGCTTTCGCGCGTCGGGTGAGGAGGTCCGCGCGCTCGATCAATGGCTGCAGGAGGGGATCCTCGCCGGGAAGTCCCGGTTGGGGAGGGGATGGGAGGCCGATTATTTTCAGGCCGATCCGTGGAATTTTGTTTTTCAGGTGGAGGGGACCGACAGCTTTCTCATCGGGACCCTGGCGCCGAGCCGGGATCAGGCGGGACGCTCCTACCCCTTCTTTATTTTCCTGAGGGTCGACCGGAAGCGGTTCGCCGCGCCGATTCAATTCGCCCCGATGACGTACGCCTCTTTTTTGAATGAGGCGGCCGCGCTGGCGCGGTCGGGCGGGTCGGGGATGCGGTTGAAGGAGTTTCTGGAGCATCTCGAACGGATGAACCTTCCCATCCCGGACGACCGCGCCCCCGCGGCGGAGGAGGAGAACTATCGGCGTTTTTTACAAGGGGAGCCGAGCCGGGCCTTCTGGACGGCGCTCTTTGGAGAGTTCGAGCACCCGAAAAAATATCAAGTCGATCAGAACCTTCTGGCGATTCTGGGGCCGATGCGCCAAACTTCTTCGAGCCGGCTCGGTTTCGGTTTAAGGTTTCCGCTGATCGCTTCGGAGAAGAACCGCAAAGAGGACATCCCCCTCTGGATTGATCTGATCGCCCGGATGCTGAAGCGGCCGCCGGCCGCTCTCAACTTATTCTGGAATCGAACGCCGGCGAAAGGGACCCCCTGGATGATGCTCTTCATGGGGCCCCCCTCGGCGAAGAGTTTTCTCTCCCTGATCGCCCCGAGCCTCGACGGCGGGACGGCGTATGAGTTGGCGCCGGAGACGGCGGTTGAACTTCAGACGGTGAAAGAAAAGGTCGATGCCGGGAGACGGGCGGTTTTGGAGAACGGCGAGATATCGTTGGCTGCCTTCCTAGAGAAGATGGGAGCGGTTTAAAAATCTCTTTACGGAGTTTCTCATGAGTGACGAAATCGCAGAGTGGGTTGGAATCGGGTCGACGCCGATTCGCTCCGACGCCCCTTCGGGCGATTCGGCCAAATATGATCCGCTCTTCGAGAAGCTTCAGGCGGAGATCGGAAAACTGGAGGCGCTCTCCGGCGGCCCGGTCCAATGGAAAGAGGTGGTCGGATCCGGTCGGGAGATTTTGGAAAAGAAATCGAAGGATCTCCTTGTGGCCAGCTACGTCTCCGTCGGACTGCTTGAGCAACGGGGGTACGCCGGTCTTTTGGCGGGGCTCTCCTGCATGGAGGGGATGGTCGAAGCGTTCTGGGAGACCCTTTATCCGGAGACGAAGCGGATGCGGGCGCGGATCAACGCGCTGATCTGGCTTTCCGAAAAAGGGGGCGTGGCGGTCGGGCGCAAGAAGCCGGTTCCCGGCGAGGGAAAAGAGGTTCGCGCCTGCAGCGAGAAAATCGACGCTCTTGAGAAATATTTCGGCGAGAAGCTCGCAAACGATTCTCCGGGGCTTGGCGATCTGCGCCGCGCTGTCGACCAGTGGGCGCGGGAGGTCGAGAGCGCCGAAGCGGCCACGGCCCGGACCGAATCGCCGGCGCCAAGCGCCTCGACGTCGCCGGAGTCGGCCGGACCGGCGATCTCTTCCGGCAAGATCGAGTCGATTGAAGAGGCCGAGCGGGCCTTCGGCGAAGCGGGCGACGTGATCCGCCGGGCGGCCGACGTCGTCCGGGGCCAGCAGCCGACGAACCCATGGCCCTACCAGATCATGCGCGCGCTGACCTGGTCGCGATTCGACGGGCTTCCGGCCCATACCGATTGGGAGACCCGCATTCCGGCCCCCCCTTCCCATCTGGTGGAGAGCGGGCGCCTGCTGGTGGAGCAAAGAGGTTGGAAGGATCTGGTTGATCAGGTCGAAGCGCAACTTCCGGAAAATCCGTTTTGGCTCGACCTACAGCGCCTCAGCGCGCTGGCCCTTTCCAATCTCGGTTCTTCTTATGCCGGAATCAAAAGCGCCGTGTTGGGTGAGGTTCGGATCTTGCTGCAGCGGCTTCCCGATCTGCCGAGATGCCGTTTCGCCGACGGGACCCC is part of the Candidatus Manganitrophus noduliformans genome and harbors:
- the tssA gene encoding type VI secretion system protein TssA, with the protein product MSDEIAEWVGIGSTPIRSDAPSGDSAKYDPLFEKLQAEIGKLEALSGGPVQWKEVVGSGREILEKKSKDLLVASYVSVGLLEQRGYAGLLAGLSCMEGMVEAFWETLYPETKRMRARINALIWLSEKGGVAVGRKKPVPGEGKEVRACSEKIDALEKYFGEKLANDSPGLGDLRRAVDQWAREVESAEAATARTESPAPSASTSPESAGPAISSGKIESIEEAERAFGEAGDVIRRAADVVRGQQPTNPWPYQIMRALTWSRFDGLPAHTDWETRIPAPPSHLVESGRLLVEQRGWKDLVDQVEAQLPENPFWLDLQRLSALALSNLGSSYAGIKSAVLGEVRILLQRLPDLPRCRFADGTPFADDETQQWIEKEVLSGGNGASNGAGEGSAADARIAETRAQANQLLGQGEAKGAVALFQERINGAASRRERFLLQLALAQLCLDAGHPKVALSQLDALQREIDRFSLEEWEPALSLEVLRASWRVLNRLSRDSDPGSPEWAVRAEAIYGRISRLDPVSALELDRK
- the tagF gene encoding type VI secretion system-associated protein TagF → MGNGTFGCFGKLPIHSDFIRFRASGEEVRALDQWLQEGILAGKSRLGRGWEADYFQADPWNFVFQVEGTDSFLIGTLAPSRDQAGRSYPFFIFLRVDRKRFAAPIQFAPMTYASFLNEAAALARSGGSGMRLKEFLEHLERMNLPIPDDRAPAAEEENYRRFLQGEPSRAFWTALFGEFEHPKKYQVDQNLLAILGPMRQTSSSRLGFGLRFPLIASEKNRKEDIPLWIDLIARMLKRPPAALNLFWNRTPAKGTPWMMLFMGPPSAKSFLSLIAPSLDGGTAYELAPETAVELQTVKEKVDAGRRAVLENGEISLAAFLEKMGAV